The Coccidioides posadasii str. Silveira chromosome 2, complete sequence genomic interval GTGGAGGATATATATCTTGAAAGTGACATTTTTTTCACATACTTGAAGAAGCAGTCACAAATCGTGTCGCCTTTTCATGGTGCCAGCGGAATGTACGAAGAAGCTCAGTTTGATCAGACTCGGAAGTGAGCGGGATTTCTTGCTTAAGATAGTAATGGTAATTTCCCATTGTCCAGAGTTGAATTCTGTCCCTGAATAAGACAGCCAACACAGTTGAGTCAACGTTCCAGGCCAGGTCGATAGATGAAGCCCAAGTGTCTCTATCTTCCATTTCCAGCCGAAGCGGAAATTGACCGTGACGAAGGCCATTTCGTTCAAAAAAGACAACATCGATATGATCCTCAAGGCGCTGTATGCCGGCAATCAGGTTACCAGCAGGGCGCCAGCTTAAAGCCCCTTCCAGTCCATCCACCGGCTCACTGACGCTGTCCAGAGCGCCCTCCCGAGAGAATACACGGATTACACGTCGAGATCCGGATTCGATGCTGTTCACAGCAATGAAGGCACCGTCCCCTCGCCAACTAATGCAGGTCTTTCCATCGTCCAGGTCGCTTAATTTCCCCTCGTCAACTTTCTCCGGCATCGTTGGGTCCCGCAGAGCTTTGGCCCGTTTCCCCTGGAACTGAGTTTCTCTCTTTCCCCATCCCACGGAGACATGTCTCGAGATCTTGAGGTCCTCGGGAGAAAATACAATGTTTGCAATATTTTCAAAATCACGGGTCATGTAAAGCAACGTATTAGATCTCGTAGTAATCGCCAGGAGCTCCTCGTCTGGCGCCCAAGCAGCGGCGGTAATCCCAACATCCACAGATCCAAGAATTTCAATTTTGTCTTCTTCGGGCTGTGGCTCCTCACGCACAACGATGATATCTCCTCCTTCGAGAACTAGACACGTAGAGAGGGTATCCGCAAAATATTGCATTGACAAAATGCGATCGCATTTTAGCTCTGGGAGAGGACATGGCGCGTCCCACGAGGCGACAAGCGGGAGCTCCAGGCTTGAACTGATATATGCATCCTCCTCTTTGCGCCTCAGTTCAATAACAGCACTGGTCTCTGTTGGACCAAAGGCACAGAGAACGGAGTCCGTGGTGGGATCCCACGCAGTCGCAGTTAGGGGGAGCCCCTCTGGAAGTGGGATTTCCGCGAAGCGGATATTTCTTAGGTTGCGCATTTTTATATTGGATTTCGGTGGGCAATCAGGAAACCGGCCGGAAGTTCATTGACGTGACAGGAATTTGTCCTCAGAATACAAGTACAGACATTGCGCATCAGTTCACTGCTGTCCTGGGCGGGCTGTGTTGCGTTGTCTGCACACAACTAGGTATGTATGGAGTAGATTTACGATTTTAATTTTTCGAGCCTTCATGTGGTGACAGCATTTTCCGACCAATGATCTCATCCGCGCTGCTCATCAACTCCCTACAAGACAACCAGTCGGACAACACACATACACCAAAACTACAGCGAATGACAGATACATCATGTATTTGATCAAGATTGTGTAGAAGTACAGGTTATTGCATAAAAAATTTTTCATATTCTAAATTTTGTACATGCTTCCTACGGCCCCGAAGTGGCGTTGATTCCAATCCTGCAACCACCTCTCAGTAACGTCAAAGGATAGATGGAACAAGGGGTCGTTTATTGGGACTTCATTGTTTGCCAGACTAGTTAAAGATAGGGCAATTAGCATCGGGTCTTTCAAGGAAGCAATGGTGAGGATGTAAAAACGTACCAGCAATTCCGAAGGGCATGAAGAAACCGACGCCTAGAAAACAAATCAGCCATTGGGTCTTGTAGTGTGCCGCAAGATGCCCAGGGTCATACCCATAAAGCCCCAGTATCTCCAGAAGAAGTGCTTTGTGAGAGGATTGAATGGAATGCTGCTGCGCGGACCCTCAGGGTAGTGGAACGGACTGCCGAACTGAGGCCGGGTAGCATGGAAGCCGCGGCGGGCGACGAGGGAAGTGGCCGTTTTGGCGCGGAGTGCAGATCGAGCAAACATCTAGGTAAGTCAGCGATGGCAAGCCGGGTTTTTCGCTTCTTACGGCATACCTTGGAAAAAAAGATCCAGGCGGGCGTGATTGGGGCTTGCGGTCAGACGAGGAAGCGAGCGAGGTGATCACAATATGGGCTGGTTTTCCCACCAAACCGCGCTGGAGCGGAACGGAACAACCCGAAGCCTGTCCAAGATCGGGTGTTAGTTTTTCTATCACGTGATTTATAGCGGCGCTTGTCCCTCTTCGGAATGTTTGTCCGGCCGGGACATAGGTTGAAATTATTTCGAACGGCAACCGGAGCAACGCCGCAAGAGAGCTTCTGCGTCCTCTGGCTGTTTGATTGCACGACTGTCGCGGGTTGTTATTAAGCGGTTAAGCACCATGCAGGAGCTTTTTGATGTCTTTGAAGATGCTCCGGCATCCGGAGCTACGTCGACTCACCCTGTGATACCTCGAGCAAAGAAGGATACAACCAAGAAGAGACAGGCGAATGGAGAAGTCAAGCAGAATACGCCCATTGCGGATGTGAATGGAGCTGAGCAGCCATCTGGAGACTCGGCACAAAATGAAAGCGAGGCGTTTGCTGAATTCCAGGCCGAACAACCCGAGGCGAAGCGACCCAGAGTCGAGCCCGAGCCCGTTGTCGCCGACACCTTCGAAACAGAGCAGTCCCGTGAAATTGCGGCCTCGGCTGGGTTACAGCCAGCCCAAGAGGGCGCTGCTGTCGTCCTTTCGCATCAAGTCCGACATCAGGTTGCTCTGCCGCCGAATTACCCCTACGTGCCTATCTCCCAACATAAGCCGCCTGAGACACCAGCCAGGACATGGCCGTTCAAGCTTGATCCCTTCCAGCAAGTATCCATCGCATCCATCGAACGAGGTGAAAGCGTTCTTGTTTCCGCTCATACCAGTGCCGGAAAAACTGTCGTCGCTGAATATGCTATCGCCCACTGCCTGAAGAACAATCAGAGAGTCATATACA includes:
- a CDS encoding uncharacterized protein (EggNog:ENOG410PSIU~COG:C~TransMembrane:1 (o53-72i)~BUSCO:17070at33183) codes for the protein MFARSALRAKTATSLVARRGFHATRPQFGSPFHYPEGPRSSIPFNPLTKHFFWRYWGFMGVGFFMPFGIAVWQTMKSQ